The Gordonia mangrovi genome includes the window GGTGCGCTATTCGTTCGTTCCCGGCCTCGAACAGGGCACGCTGGTCGCCGACCAATACGAAATCGCCGGCGCGATCGCGCACGGCGGCCTGGGCTGGATCTATCTGGCCATCGACCGCAACGTCTCCGACCGTCCCGTGGTCCTCAAGGGATTGCTCAACTCGTCGGATTCCGAGGCCCAGGCAGTTGCGGTCGCCGAGCGGCAGTTCCTGGCGTCGGTCAATCATCCCGGCATCGTCAAGATCTACAACTTCGTCGAGCACGTCAACGAGTACGGCGAACGCTTCGGCTACATCGTCATGGAGTACATCGGCGGTCAGACCCTCAAACAGATCACCTCGGAAGGGGAGGGCAGCACCGGGCTGTTGCCGGTCGAGCATGCGATGGCATACATGCTGGAGGTGCTGCCCGCAGTCGGCTATCTGCACTCGGTCGGATTGGTCTACAACGACGTGAAACCCGAGAACATCATGGTCGGCAGCGACGAGGTGAAGTTGATCGACCTCGGCGCGGTGTCCGCGATCAACGGGTACGGACATCTCTACGGCACACCGGGATTCCAGGCTCCGGAGATCGTCCGGACCGGCCCGCAGGTGGCCACCGACATCTACAGCATCGGCCGCACCCTCGCCACGTTGACCGTGGACATACCCAAACGCAACGGACGCTACCTCGACGGCCTACCCTCCCCCGAGGACACCCCGGTGTTCCGGGATAACCCGTCGTATTACCTTCTGCTGCAACGTGCGACGGCCACGGACCCGGCCGATCGCTTCGCCTCCACCGACGAGATGACGACACAGGTCCTCAATGTGCTGCGTGAGATCGTCGCCGTGCACACGGGGGTACCGCGGCCGTCGTTGTCGACGGTGTTCACCCCGCAGCGTTCGACGTTCGGCACAGATCTGATGCTCGCGCCGGTCGACGGATTCTTCGATCCCGAACAAGCGGCGTTCTACGATCCTGTCGACATCGCCCGGGCGTTGCCACTGCCGCTGGTGAACCCGGCCGATCCTGCCGCCGGCATGCTCACCTCGGCGGCGTTCTCCGATCCGCGGCAGACGCTGGATTCCATCCACGCCGCCCGCGCCGACGGCTTCGCTTCGCTGCTGGGGCGAGCCGACAAGCGCAAGCATCCGTCCCTGGAGATCGACCTCGCGGAAGTGCGGGCGCATCTGGAACTCGATGATGTCGACACCGCGCTGGCACTGCTGCGCGACGTCTCGGTCCACCACGGGGATTCGTGGCGGGTGCAGTGGTATCTGGCCATCTGCGCGCTGATGAACGACGAACCGGAGCTCGCCTACGAGCGATTCAGCGACGTGCTGCAGGCGATGCCCGGCGAGGTCGCCCCCAAACTGGCGGTTGCCGGGACCGCCGAACTCATCGGCCGGTGGCTCTCGGATGAGGGGATGCCGTCGGAGAGTCAGGACCGGCGGATCGCCGAG containing:
- a CDS encoding serine/threonine-protein kinase, coding for MTNDEYRPDAPVSAEDAGGVEVGTEAVSRDELCGDEADVGTQVASVDDLDIGTQAASVDDLDIGTQAASVDDLEVGTQYTPAPAEQDDEDDELTDRVSGRSASTIPTDVISALGSGRRLVPRNRSMVHDRRLGSGLVELPKITDIEPADAVLAHPVIAESKRTCWKCGKPVGRTAGPGKGDLTGNCPHCGVRYSFVPGLEQGTLVADQYEIAGAIAHGGLGWIYLAIDRNVSDRPVVLKGLLNSSDSEAQAVAVAERQFLASVNHPGIVKIYNFVEHVNEYGERFGYIVMEYIGGQTLKQITSEGEGSTGLLPVEHAMAYMLEVLPAVGYLHSVGLVYNDVKPENIMVGSDEVKLIDLGAVSAINGYGHLYGTPGFQAPEIVRTGPQVATDIYSIGRTLATLTVDIPKRNGRYLDGLPSPEDTPVFRDNPSYYLLLQRATATDPADRFASTDEMTTQVLNVLREIVAVHTGVPRPSLSTVFTPQRSTFGTDLMLAPVDGFFDPEQAAFYDPVDIARALPLPLVNPADPAAGMLTSAAFSDPRQTLDSIHAARADGFASLLGRADKRKHPSLEIDLAEVRAHLELDDVDTALALLRDVSVHHGDSWRVQWYLAICALMNDEPELAYERFSDVLQAMPGEVAPKLAVAGTAELIGRWLSDEGMPSESQDRRIAELFDVAAHHYHDLWLTDHGIVTAAFGLARLAVATGDVASAIAPLDEVPPTSRHFNTARATAVIALVHGRPTSEITRQQVVEAARRVGVMPEGEPRKQRLLLIVLGTALGWVHENPDTDPSLQPATLLGYPFTEAGLRAGTERSLRALARQTRSDRGHRFMLVDLANYVRPDTLF